In Gopherus flavomarginatus isolate rGopFla2 chromosome 5, rGopFla2.mat.asm, whole genome shotgun sequence, one DNA window encodes the following:
- the FBXO34 gene encoding F-box only protein 34 isoform X2: MDTLNCTRRDLATAFCTSWSFHMASGASGMHLKPYLKLQKKERSLNISQDSLRGLHMSHQRSAQEEKYTNNCTKLSILPTSPVVTASRKPLGIIYPNAMCNMSGKAPAEGPSVEKKKNAPSATIHQGEEGEGPLDIWAVVKPGNTKEKIAFFAAQQCNNRMGSMKLKSTWDIDGRSAKRRKKSVDLIKAKIQLERMREANRRCAQPEPFACGIEHCSVHYVNDNGEGIFPGRSLSVIEMVAFLEHRASALLADCTKNCTNAATTRLSGQSKGALPASDPLSTPGACEVHSEKGTCGSGEQQNEPVRVLDMVAKLESECLRRQSEREAGSLSRNNSFRRNIGRMLLANGTQSECDTGKVSSKVLGQEISLKDPVTVNDDGQRTKRGPSAADELWEGAASGQQSFPAGAAVDIHMVNISVKLGQEISVRPGSRGDSEMIVEPLGSISSTCPGAVGLSSDAMQSESMTVDCSAREPVSIPNLNLHPTRRESLCISISVTKTGKGCRKEQPSNISFGEDPLPGRLFFLHPSHNTKQEHTGLGESTKEKPGEVGQTEDAADNNKVCEINSVSIEPFALSLSPMESALQILDTSCLKRQVSHDFLETRFKIQQLLEPQQYMAFLPHHIMVKIFRLLPTKSLVALKCTCCYFKFIIEYYNIRPADSRWVRDPRYKEDPCKQCKKKYVKGDVSLCRWHPKPYCQALPYGPGYWMCCHKSQKGIPGCKLGLHDNHWVPACHSFNRTLHKKTRGGAADAEEEY; encoded by the exons ATGGACACCTTGAATTGCACCCGAAGAGACTTAGCAACCGCGTTCTGTACAAGCTGGAGCTTCCACATGGCCTCAGG GGCTTCTGGCATGCACTTAAAGCCATACCTCAAATTACAGAAGAAAGAGCGATCTCTAAATATAAGCCAAGATTCCCTGAGAGGCCTACATATGAGCCATCAAAGGTCAGCACAGGAGGAAAAGTATACCAACAACTGCACCAAACTGAGCATTTTACCGACGTCCCCGGTCGTGACTGCCTCTCGAAAGCCTTTGGGAATTATTTATCCTAATGCTATGTGCAATATGAGTGGGAAAGCTCCAGCAGAAGGCCCAAGTGTTGAGAAGAAGAAGAATGCCCCGTCTGCGACAATCCaccagggggaagagggggaaggaccGTTAGATATCTGGGCTGTCGTGAAACCTGGGAATACCAAGGAAAAGATTGCCTTCTTTGCAGCCCAGCAGTGCAACAATAGGATGGGCTCAATGAAACTTAAAAGCACCTGGGATATAGATGGAAGATCAGCTAAACGAAGGAAGAAATCCGTGGATCTTATAAAAGCAAAGATTCAATTAGAAAGGATGAGAGAGGCAAACAGGAGGTGCGCCCAGCCTGAGCCTTTTGCATGTGGCATTGAGCACTGTTCTGTACATTATGTTAATGACAATGGTGAAGGGATATTTCCAGGTCGATCCTTATCTGTAATCGAGATGGTAGCTTTTCTAGAACACAGAGCAAGTGCTTTGCTGGCTGACTGCACCAAAAACTGTACAAACGCTGCTACCACAAGGCTGAGTGGGCAATCCAAAGGTGCACTTCCTGCTTCAGACCCTCTCTCTACCCCGGGGGCCTGCGAGGTACATTCTGAAAAAGGGACCTGTGGGAGTGGTGAGCAGCAGAATGAGCCCGTGCGTGTGCTGGACATGGTTGCAAAGCTTGAATCTGAGTGCTTGAGACGCCAGAGCGAGCGTGAAGCAGGGAGCCTATCCAGGAACAACAGCTTCCGGAGAAACATAGGGCGGATGTTACTGGCGAATGGCACACAGTCTGAGTGTGACACTGGGAAGGTATCTTCCAAAGTCCTTGGCCAGGAGATAAGTTTAAAAGATCCTGTTACAGTGAATGATGATGGACAGAGAACAAAGCGTGGCCCTTCGGCTGCTGATGAATTATGGGAAGGAGCTGCTTCTGGTCAGCAGTCCTTTCCGGCAGGAGCAGCTGTGGATATCCACATGGTGAACATCAGTGTCAAGCTTGGTCAAGAAATCTCAGTGAGACCCGGAAGCAGAGGTGATTCTGAAATGATTGTGGAACCTCTGGGGTCCATCTCTTCTACATGTCCAGGAGCTGTTGGGCTGTCGTCAGATGCCATGCAGAGTGAGAGTATGACTGTGGATTGTTCGGCTAGAGAACCTGTATCTATTCCTAATCTGAATTTGCATCCAACAAGGAGAGAGTCTTTATGTATCAGTATATCAGTCACCAAGacagggaaggggtgcaggaaAGAGCAACCTTCTAATATTAGCTTTGGTGAAGATCCACTTCCAGGGAGGCTGTTCTTTCTGCATCCTAGTCACAACACCAAGCAAGAACACACAGGGTTAGGGGAAAGTACTAAAGAAAAGCCAGGAGAAGTGGGCCAAACTGAGGATGCTGCTGACAATAACAAAGTGTGTGAGATCAATAGTGTTTCCATAGAGCCATTTGCCCTTTCACTATCTCCCATGGAAAGTGCTTTGCAGATACTTGACACTTCTTGTTTGAAAAGGCAGGTGTCTCATGACTTTTTGGAGACTAGGTTTAAAATTCAGCAGCTTTTGGAGCCTCAGCAGTATATGGCCTTCTTGCCCCACCACATCATGGTTAAGATCTTCAGGTTGCTCCCCACTAAGAGTCTAGTTGCTCTTAAATGTACTTGTTGTTACTTCAAATTTATCATTGAATACTACAACATAAGGCCAGCTGATTCCCGCTGGGTCCGTGATCCACGGTACAAAGAAGATCCTTGCAAGCAGTGCAAGAAGAAGTATGTGAAAGGGGATGTGTCATTGTGCCGGTGGCATCCCAAACCCTACTGTCAAGCTTTACCATATGGCCCAGGGTACTGGATGTGCTGTCACAAGTCTCAGAAAGGCATCCCTGGGTGTAAATTAGGTCTTCATGACAATCATTGGGTTCCTGCCTGCCACAGCTTTAACCGCACTCTTCACAAGAAAAccagaggaggagcagcagatgCGGAAGAGGAATATTAG
- the FBXO34 gene encoding F-box only protein 34 isoform X3: MNGYHMASGMHLKPYLKLQKKERSLNISQDSLRGLHMSHQRSAQEEKYTNNCTKLSILPTSPVVTASRKPLGIIYPNAMCNMSGKAPAEGPSVEKKKNAPSATIHQGEEGEGPLDIWAVVKPGNTKEKIAFFAAQQCNNRMGSMKLKSTWDIDGRSAKRRKKSVDLIKAKIQLERMREANRRCAQPEPFACGIEHCSVHYVNDNGEGIFPGRSLSVIEMVAFLEHRASALLADCTKNCTNAATTRLSGQSKGALPASDPLSTPGACEVHSEKGTCGSGEQQNEPVRVLDMVAKLESECLRRQSEREAGSLSRNNSFRRNIGRMLLANGTQSECDTGKVSSKVLGQEISLKDPVTVNDDGQRTKRGPSAADELWEGAASGQQSFPAGAAVDIHMVNISVKLGQEISVRPGSRGDSEMIVEPLGSISSTCPGAVGLSSDAMQSESMTVDCSAREPVSIPNLNLHPTRRESLCISISVTKTGKGCRKEQPSNISFGEDPLPGRLFFLHPSHNTKQEHTGLGESTKEKPGEVGQTEDAADNNKVCEINSVSIEPFALSLSPMESALQILDTSCLKRQVSHDFLETRFKIQQLLEPQQYMAFLPHHIMVKIFRLLPTKSLVALKCTCCYFKFIIEYYNIRPADSRWVRDPRYKEDPCKQCKKKYVKGDVSLCRWHPKPYCQALPYGPGYWMCCHKSQKGIPGCKLGLHDNHWVPACHSFNRTLHKKTRGGAADAEEEY, from the exons ATGAATGGTTACCACAT GGCTTCTGGCATGCACTTAAAGCCATACCTCAAATTACAGAAGAAAGAGCGATCTCTAAATATAAGCCAAGATTCCCTGAGAGGCCTACATATGAGCCATCAAAGGTCAGCACAGGAGGAAAAGTATACCAACAACTGCACCAAACTGAGCATTTTACCGACGTCCCCGGTCGTGACTGCCTCTCGAAAGCCTTTGGGAATTATTTATCCTAATGCTATGTGCAATATGAGTGGGAAAGCTCCAGCAGAAGGCCCAAGTGTTGAGAAGAAGAAGAATGCCCCGTCTGCGACAATCCaccagggggaagagggggaaggaccGTTAGATATCTGGGCTGTCGTGAAACCTGGGAATACCAAGGAAAAGATTGCCTTCTTTGCAGCCCAGCAGTGCAACAATAGGATGGGCTCAATGAAACTTAAAAGCACCTGGGATATAGATGGAAGATCAGCTAAACGAAGGAAGAAATCCGTGGATCTTATAAAAGCAAAGATTCAATTAGAAAGGATGAGAGAGGCAAACAGGAGGTGCGCCCAGCCTGAGCCTTTTGCATGTGGCATTGAGCACTGTTCTGTACATTATGTTAATGACAATGGTGAAGGGATATTTCCAGGTCGATCCTTATCTGTAATCGAGATGGTAGCTTTTCTAGAACACAGAGCAAGTGCTTTGCTGGCTGACTGCACCAAAAACTGTACAAACGCTGCTACCACAAGGCTGAGTGGGCAATCCAAAGGTGCACTTCCTGCTTCAGACCCTCTCTCTACCCCGGGGGCCTGCGAGGTACATTCTGAAAAAGGGACCTGTGGGAGTGGTGAGCAGCAGAATGAGCCCGTGCGTGTGCTGGACATGGTTGCAAAGCTTGAATCTGAGTGCTTGAGACGCCAGAGCGAGCGTGAAGCAGGGAGCCTATCCAGGAACAACAGCTTCCGGAGAAACATAGGGCGGATGTTACTGGCGAATGGCACACAGTCTGAGTGTGACACTGGGAAGGTATCTTCCAAAGTCCTTGGCCAGGAGATAAGTTTAAAAGATCCTGTTACAGTGAATGATGATGGACAGAGAACAAAGCGTGGCCCTTCGGCTGCTGATGAATTATGGGAAGGAGCTGCTTCTGGTCAGCAGTCCTTTCCGGCAGGAGCAGCTGTGGATATCCACATGGTGAACATCAGTGTCAAGCTTGGTCAAGAAATCTCAGTGAGACCCGGAAGCAGAGGTGATTCTGAAATGATTGTGGAACCTCTGGGGTCCATCTCTTCTACATGTCCAGGAGCTGTTGGGCTGTCGTCAGATGCCATGCAGAGTGAGAGTATGACTGTGGATTGTTCGGCTAGAGAACCTGTATCTATTCCTAATCTGAATTTGCATCCAACAAGGAGAGAGTCTTTATGTATCAGTATATCAGTCACCAAGacagggaaggggtgcaggaaAGAGCAACCTTCTAATATTAGCTTTGGTGAAGATCCACTTCCAGGGAGGCTGTTCTTTCTGCATCCTAGTCACAACACCAAGCAAGAACACACAGGGTTAGGGGAAAGTACTAAAGAAAAGCCAGGAGAAGTGGGCCAAACTGAGGATGCTGCTGACAATAACAAAGTGTGTGAGATCAATAGTGTTTCCATAGAGCCATTTGCCCTTTCACTATCTCCCATGGAAAGTGCTTTGCAGATACTTGACACTTCTTGTTTGAAAAGGCAGGTGTCTCATGACTTTTTGGAGACTAGGTTTAAAATTCAGCAGCTTTTGGAGCCTCAGCAGTATATGGCCTTCTTGCCCCACCACATCATGGTTAAGATCTTCAGGTTGCTCCCCACTAAGAGTCTAGTTGCTCTTAAATGTACTTGTTGTTACTTCAAATTTATCATTGAATACTACAACATAAGGCCAGCTGATTCCCGCTGGGTCCGTGATCCACGGTACAAAGAAGATCCTTGCAAGCAGTGCAAGAAGAAGTATGTGAAAGGGGATGTGTCATTGTGCCGGTGGCATCCCAAACCCTACTGTCAAGCTTTACCATATGGCCCAGGGTACTGGATGTGCTGTCACAAGTCTCAGAAAGGCATCCCTGGGTGTAAATTAGGTCTTCATGACAATCATTGGGTTCCTGCCTGCCACAGCTTTAACCGCACTCTTCACAAGAAAAccagaggaggagcagcagatgCGGAAGAGGAATATTAG
- the FBXO34 gene encoding F-box only protein 34 isoform X4 produces the protein MHLKPYLKLQKKERSLNISQDSLRGLHMSHQRSAQEEKYTNNCTKLSILPTSPVVTASRKPLGIIYPNAMCNMSGKAPAEGPSVEKKKNAPSATIHQGEEGEGPLDIWAVVKPGNTKEKIAFFAAQQCNNRMGSMKLKSTWDIDGRSAKRRKKSVDLIKAKIQLERMREANRRCAQPEPFACGIEHCSVHYVNDNGEGIFPGRSLSVIEMVAFLEHRASALLADCTKNCTNAATTRLSGQSKGALPASDPLSTPGACEVHSEKGTCGSGEQQNEPVRVLDMVAKLESECLRRQSEREAGSLSRNNSFRRNIGRMLLANGTQSECDTGKVSSKVLGQEISLKDPVTVNDDGQRTKRGPSAADELWEGAASGQQSFPAGAAVDIHMVNISVKLGQEISVRPGSRGDSEMIVEPLGSISSTCPGAVGLSSDAMQSESMTVDCSAREPVSIPNLNLHPTRRESLCISISVTKTGKGCRKEQPSNISFGEDPLPGRLFFLHPSHNTKQEHTGLGESTKEKPGEVGQTEDAADNNKVCEINSVSIEPFALSLSPMESALQILDTSCLKRQVSHDFLETRFKIQQLLEPQQYMAFLPHHIMVKIFRLLPTKSLVALKCTCCYFKFIIEYYNIRPADSRWVRDPRYKEDPCKQCKKKYVKGDVSLCRWHPKPYCQALPYGPGYWMCCHKSQKGIPGCKLGLHDNHWVPACHSFNRTLHKKTRGGAADAEEEY, from the coding sequence ATGCACTTAAAGCCATACCTCAAATTACAGAAGAAAGAGCGATCTCTAAATATAAGCCAAGATTCCCTGAGAGGCCTACATATGAGCCATCAAAGGTCAGCACAGGAGGAAAAGTATACCAACAACTGCACCAAACTGAGCATTTTACCGACGTCCCCGGTCGTGACTGCCTCTCGAAAGCCTTTGGGAATTATTTATCCTAATGCTATGTGCAATATGAGTGGGAAAGCTCCAGCAGAAGGCCCAAGTGTTGAGAAGAAGAAGAATGCCCCGTCTGCGACAATCCaccagggggaagagggggaaggaccGTTAGATATCTGGGCTGTCGTGAAACCTGGGAATACCAAGGAAAAGATTGCCTTCTTTGCAGCCCAGCAGTGCAACAATAGGATGGGCTCAATGAAACTTAAAAGCACCTGGGATATAGATGGAAGATCAGCTAAACGAAGGAAGAAATCCGTGGATCTTATAAAAGCAAAGATTCAATTAGAAAGGATGAGAGAGGCAAACAGGAGGTGCGCCCAGCCTGAGCCTTTTGCATGTGGCATTGAGCACTGTTCTGTACATTATGTTAATGACAATGGTGAAGGGATATTTCCAGGTCGATCCTTATCTGTAATCGAGATGGTAGCTTTTCTAGAACACAGAGCAAGTGCTTTGCTGGCTGACTGCACCAAAAACTGTACAAACGCTGCTACCACAAGGCTGAGTGGGCAATCCAAAGGTGCACTTCCTGCTTCAGACCCTCTCTCTACCCCGGGGGCCTGCGAGGTACATTCTGAAAAAGGGACCTGTGGGAGTGGTGAGCAGCAGAATGAGCCCGTGCGTGTGCTGGACATGGTTGCAAAGCTTGAATCTGAGTGCTTGAGACGCCAGAGCGAGCGTGAAGCAGGGAGCCTATCCAGGAACAACAGCTTCCGGAGAAACATAGGGCGGATGTTACTGGCGAATGGCACACAGTCTGAGTGTGACACTGGGAAGGTATCTTCCAAAGTCCTTGGCCAGGAGATAAGTTTAAAAGATCCTGTTACAGTGAATGATGATGGACAGAGAACAAAGCGTGGCCCTTCGGCTGCTGATGAATTATGGGAAGGAGCTGCTTCTGGTCAGCAGTCCTTTCCGGCAGGAGCAGCTGTGGATATCCACATGGTGAACATCAGTGTCAAGCTTGGTCAAGAAATCTCAGTGAGACCCGGAAGCAGAGGTGATTCTGAAATGATTGTGGAACCTCTGGGGTCCATCTCTTCTACATGTCCAGGAGCTGTTGGGCTGTCGTCAGATGCCATGCAGAGTGAGAGTATGACTGTGGATTGTTCGGCTAGAGAACCTGTATCTATTCCTAATCTGAATTTGCATCCAACAAGGAGAGAGTCTTTATGTATCAGTATATCAGTCACCAAGacagggaaggggtgcaggaaAGAGCAACCTTCTAATATTAGCTTTGGTGAAGATCCACTTCCAGGGAGGCTGTTCTTTCTGCATCCTAGTCACAACACCAAGCAAGAACACACAGGGTTAGGGGAAAGTACTAAAGAAAAGCCAGGAGAAGTGGGCCAAACTGAGGATGCTGCTGACAATAACAAAGTGTGTGAGATCAATAGTGTTTCCATAGAGCCATTTGCCCTTTCACTATCTCCCATGGAAAGTGCTTTGCAGATACTTGACACTTCTTGTTTGAAAAGGCAGGTGTCTCATGACTTTTTGGAGACTAGGTTTAAAATTCAGCAGCTTTTGGAGCCTCAGCAGTATATGGCCTTCTTGCCCCACCACATCATGGTTAAGATCTTCAGGTTGCTCCCCACTAAGAGTCTAGTTGCTCTTAAATGTACTTGTTGTTACTTCAAATTTATCATTGAATACTACAACATAAGGCCAGCTGATTCCCGCTGGGTCCGTGATCCACGGTACAAAGAAGATCCTTGCAAGCAGTGCAAGAAGAAGTATGTGAAAGGGGATGTGTCATTGTGCCGGTGGCATCCCAAACCCTACTGTCAAGCTTTACCATATGGCCCAGGGTACTGGATGTGCTGTCACAAGTCTCAGAAAGGCATCCCTGGGTGTAAATTAGGTCTTCATGACAATCATTGGGTTCCTGCCTGCCACAGCTTTAACCGCACTCTTCACAAGAAAAccagaggaggagcagcagatgCGGAAGAGGAATATTAG
- the FBXO34 gene encoding F-box only protein 34 isoform X1, which yields MKTSYRVGLHREPLNSTSSTFHQVKRASGMHLKPYLKLQKKERSLNISQDSLRGLHMSHQRSAQEEKYTNNCTKLSILPTSPVVTASRKPLGIIYPNAMCNMSGKAPAEGPSVEKKKNAPSATIHQGEEGEGPLDIWAVVKPGNTKEKIAFFAAQQCNNRMGSMKLKSTWDIDGRSAKRRKKSVDLIKAKIQLERMREANRRCAQPEPFACGIEHCSVHYVNDNGEGIFPGRSLSVIEMVAFLEHRASALLADCTKNCTNAATTRLSGQSKGALPASDPLSTPGACEVHSEKGTCGSGEQQNEPVRVLDMVAKLESECLRRQSEREAGSLSRNNSFRRNIGRMLLANGTQSECDTGKVSSKVLGQEISLKDPVTVNDDGQRTKRGPSAADELWEGAASGQQSFPAGAAVDIHMVNISVKLGQEISVRPGSRGDSEMIVEPLGSISSTCPGAVGLSSDAMQSESMTVDCSAREPVSIPNLNLHPTRRESLCISISVTKTGKGCRKEQPSNISFGEDPLPGRLFFLHPSHNTKQEHTGLGESTKEKPGEVGQTEDAADNNKVCEINSVSIEPFALSLSPMESALQILDTSCLKRQVSHDFLETRFKIQQLLEPQQYMAFLPHHIMVKIFRLLPTKSLVALKCTCCYFKFIIEYYNIRPADSRWVRDPRYKEDPCKQCKKKYVKGDVSLCRWHPKPYCQALPYGPGYWMCCHKSQKGIPGCKLGLHDNHWVPACHSFNRTLHKKTRGGAADAEEEY from the exons ATGAAGACTTCCTACAGAGTTGGCCTCCACAGGGAACCACTGAATTCCACATCATCTACATTCCATCAAGTCAAACG GGCTTCTGGCATGCACTTAAAGCCATACCTCAAATTACAGAAGAAAGAGCGATCTCTAAATATAAGCCAAGATTCCCTGAGAGGCCTACATATGAGCCATCAAAGGTCAGCACAGGAGGAAAAGTATACCAACAACTGCACCAAACTGAGCATTTTACCGACGTCCCCGGTCGTGACTGCCTCTCGAAAGCCTTTGGGAATTATTTATCCTAATGCTATGTGCAATATGAGTGGGAAAGCTCCAGCAGAAGGCCCAAGTGTTGAGAAGAAGAAGAATGCCCCGTCTGCGACAATCCaccagggggaagagggggaaggaccGTTAGATATCTGGGCTGTCGTGAAACCTGGGAATACCAAGGAAAAGATTGCCTTCTTTGCAGCCCAGCAGTGCAACAATAGGATGGGCTCAATGAAACTTAAAAGCACCTGGGATATAGATGGAAGATCAGCTAAACGAAGGAAGAAATCCGTGGATCTTATAAAAGCAAAGATTCAATTAGAAAGGATGAGAGAGGCAAACAGGAGGTGCGCCCAGCCTGAGCCTTTTGCATGTGGCATTGAGCACTGTTCTGTACATTATGTTAATGACAATGGTGAAGGGATATTTCCAGGTCGATCCTTATCTGTAATCGAGATGGTAGCTTTTCTAGAACACAGAGCAAGTGCTTTGCTGGCTGACTGCACCAAAAACTGTACAAACGCTGCTACCACAAGGCTGAGTGGGCAATCCAAAGGTGCACTTCCTGCTTCAGACCCTCTCTCTACCCCGGGGGCCTGCGAGGTACATTCTGAAAAAGGGACCTGTGGGAGTGGTGAGCAGCAGAATGAGCCCGTGCGTGTGCTGGACATGGTTGCAAAGCTTGAATCTGAGTGCTTGAGACGCCAGAGCGAGCGTGAAGCAGGGAGCCTATCCAGGAACAACAGCTTCCGGAGAAACATAGGGCGGATGTTACTGGCGAATGGCACACAGTCTGAGTGTGACACTGGGAAGGTATCTTCCAAAGTCCTTGGCCAGGAGATAAGTTTAAAAGATCCTGTTACAGTGAATGATGATGGACAGAGAACAAAGCGTGGCCCTTCGGCTGCTGATGAATTATGGGAAGGAGCTGCTTCTGGTCAGCAGTCCTTTCCGGCAGGAGCAGCTGTGGATATCCACATGGTGAACATCAGTGTCAAGCTTGGTCAAGAAATCTCAGTGAGACCCGGAAGCAGAGGTGATTCTGAAATGATTGTGGAACCTCTGGGGTCCATCTCTTCTACATGTCCAGGAGCTGTTGGGCTGTCGTCAGATGCCATGCAGAGTGAGAGTATGACTGTGGATTGTTCGGCTAGAGAACCTGTATCTATTCCTAATCTGAATTTGCATCCAACAAGGAGAGAGTCTTTATGTATCAGTATATCAGTCACCAAGacagggaaggggtgcaggaaAGAGCAACCTTCTAATATTAGCTTTGGTGAAGATCCACTTCCAGGGAGGCTGTTCTTTCTGCATCCTAGTCACAACACCAAGCAAGAACACACAGGGTTAGGGGAAAGTACTAAAGAAAAGCCAGGAGAAGTGGGCCAAACTGAGGATGCTGCTGACAATAACAAAGTGTGTGAGATCAATAGTGTTTCCATAGAGCCATTTGCCCTTTCACTATCTCCCATGGAAAGTGCTTTGCAGATACTTGACACTTCTTGTTTGAAAAGGCAGGTGTCTCATGACTTTTTGGAGACTAGGTTTAAAATTCAGCAGCTTTTGGAGCCTCAGCAGTATATGGCCTTCTTGCCCCACCACATCATGGTTAAGATCTTCAGGTTGCTCCCCACTAAGAGTCTAGTTGCTCTTAAATGTACTTGTTGTTACTTCAAATTTATCATTGAATACTACAACATAAGGCCAGCTGATTCCCGCTGGGTCCGTGATCCACGGTACAAAGAAGATCCTTGCAAGCAGTGCAAGAAGAAGTATGTGAAAGGGGATGTGTCATTGTGCCGGTGGCATCCCAAACCCTACTGTCAAGCTTTACCATATGGCCCAGGGTACTGGATGTGCTGTCACAAGTCTCAGAAAGGCATCCCTGGGTGTAAATTAGGTCTTCATGACAATCATTGGGTTCCTGCCTGCCACAGCTTTAACCGCACTCTTCACAAGAAAAccagaggaggagcagcagatgCGGAAGAGGAATATTAG